Sequence from the Psilocybe cubensis strain MGC-MH-2018 chromosome 10, whole genome shotgun sequence genome:
AACTTGACTGTACCAATGACAACCACCCCAGCCACCTTATATGGCGCATACATTCCAGTGAAAACGTAAGTTTTTTGAGAAAATGTCCACATACCAACAGAAAGAACTATCTTGGTCGGATGACCGCTTCTTCGGACGCAGGAAACAAGGTTTTTCAAAGATTCCTGAGCGCCACTGTCCCAGTTTATACCAGCCTCTCCGTTCGGAGTAGCGAATGCTGTAGAATATTTCGTCAAATACTTTTCATCAGCAACTCTATGCACTTACCAAAGAAAAGGACATCGAACTTGGAAAAGTCGATCTTGTGCGGCGGGCTGGAATCAGACGCCCAAGATGGATAATAAGCAGCAGCGATAGGCTTAGTCGTCCTTTCTGGCTCATTTTTGAGGATTTCCTTGGGCATCAAAGTCCCTTTGAAGGACATCTCAGGTAATCCTGCTTTGGGCCAGAAGCAGGATTCATTCATCACAAGGTCGCTGGCTCCAATAAACGCCAGAAAGGTCGCGGAAGAGCGAGCATCCAAACGATGAAGCAAGTGGGTCAGAAACATTTGCAgtcctctctttctttcttcgatCAGCTGGTTGTCGACCCATGCCGAGGGTAAGAACGAAGTGGCAAAAACATGTTTTGGTGGTAATGGAAAAGGAACTTCGAGGGCTTCCTTTAATGTTACAAACTATACAAGCAAGTTAgagcgcatatatgcacatAAATATCGGAATTACCTCAGAATAACGGCGAAGGACTTCATATTGATTCCCATTCTCGCGTATCACATTGATGATGTACACGACGTGAGGTTGGGGGAACGATGAAGTGGTATGGTTGTAGATGAACAGTGAGTCAATAGCAGAAGACATCGAAGTAATTGGGAAAGAGGTGAATAAAGAATATGGATTAGACTCGAGATTTATAGGCCACACAGTTTGTATGCCTTTGTACAAATGTCAttcaaaaaaagaagctTCTTTTCCGAATTTGGACGTTGTGTAACCTCGACCAGCCCAGGTCCAtcaatataatatatatccTATTAGAAGTCGGTAGTAAGTCGTACAAAAGGTCGTAAAGGTCGTAAACTATACATCGTAAAAAAGACACGCGCGATATGCAATTATTTACCCATCGCTGCTCGAATCACATCTTGCAAAGAAGTTCCATCATCCTGTAGCCATGAGTGTTGCAATGAGCATGGTGAAGAAACTGGAACGTTTCAGTAACTTGCCTGATCAAGGGACCAAGTGCAGCAACCTGCGAGGTCATTCTCCTGCGCAAACTTTACTTTGGCGGCAAGAGATCGAGTATCTTGGGACAGGGTTAGCTCTAATCCAATGTAAAACGAAGATCCAATCTTACTATCAAAAGTAATCAAGGTCTTCTTCTCAACGTTAAAAATGTACTGCAGGACGTTGTCAATTTATCTGCCAAACAATATCGAAACTATTTAGCTTACAGGGGTAGAGCTTGGATCATCCCAACCTGCAGCAGGATGATCAGTAACAAAGCGAGTATACATGAGGAACAATACTTACCCATAGTAAATCCATCCCCGTGGCCATAATTCCCATCGAATCTTTTCACAAGCGCACCCGAGGCAACGATGTCCTTGAACGCAATGGGTTTGCCCCACCAAGCAGACAATGCTCCTCTCGAATTGGGTTTCTTTCCGAGATCCTTGACATAGACAGCCTTATGAGCACCTTTGAAGGTGTGGCTAGCGAACGACAGAATGTGATCAGTTGGAGTAGGAGGCGTGCCTCCGTTCAGAGCTGTTTTCTTGCTTTTGAATACATGGCCAAACAATGGTAAACCAAGTAAAATCTGATGTCGTCTGTTGAGCGAAGGTGATGGCgcaaaaagaagaaacgaaCCTGTCCGCTTGGGAAGCCAGCCGttttccaacgaagaagaGCCGCTTCCGCCGTGGTCTGTACTCTCCTCTGGTTCTTGATAGCGTGACCTATGGATGATAGACAATTAATGGGATAAGTGAGTTGGGtaaagagaaaaatgccTACCTAACGGTGCATTAGGTCCTGGAGCAGACGTACCCCATACGCTATAGTTCCTATAGAAAATGCAAGGGTATTCAAGATTAGCccttaaaaaaaaatttaatcTTACATGATGTTGATATAGGTCAAACTCTCTGCATAAGCCGAAACATCGTTGAGGGTCGTTCCATCTGCGCCTGCCCAAGGGGCGTGTTGAACGGCAGCAGAAATGATTTTCGCAGGACCTGAAGAACATATACAATTGCAAGTCAAATTCATATTCTTGAAACAATGCTTTAAACACTAACCCAATGCGGAACGGAGAGATTGAATCAACAGCAAGAAATTTGCGGCGTCATGAGCAGAGTACGGATTTCCTGCCCCTTTAGCGTTGGGGAATTCCTAACGAAATTATCATACAATTAGCTCTCATAATCCAACAAATTGCCTAGAGGAGAAACATACCCAATCAAGATCAATACCTACAGATAAGTCAATAAATTGTCTTTTATGATGAAAAAGAGAACAGACCGTCTAGTTCGTATGTGTTTACAACGTTTTGGATCGTTTGCACAAAAGTCATTCGGTTGTTGGCCGAAGCGCAAAGATGACTGAACCATTGACTTCCATTCCAACCACCTATATAATTCGAGAATGCGGTCAGGAAATTGACTATGTCGTCAAAACCGAATGATACTTACCGATGGACAAAGCTATCTTAGTACCGAAACCGCTAGCCTTCGCACAGGCAATCAGGCGCTTCAGAAGAGCCAAAGTATCACGCGCCCAGTCAAGTGTCGACGAGGCGTTAGGTGTGGCGAAACCTATATTCAGACAAAAGGAAAAATTGTCAAGTTGGCACTGTCAGTTAAGCAACATGTACTTACCAAAGAAGATGATATCGAACTTGGAATAATCCAAGCTCTCGGGAGGAAGCGTTCCAGCGCACCACTCAGGATAGTAAGCTGCAGATAcaagcttcttcttcggtgGTTCCTCCTGAACAGGTACTTGTTCCTCTTCGTGGTCGTCCTCTACCAATGACAGAGATTGGACCTGATCAcggagagaaaaaaatgccGAAACATCCTTTCTGGTCAGTGTCGAAGGAAGAACGTCTTCAACATCGATATTCTCATCGGGCTTCAGCGCATCGCGTTCAAGGAACCCTTTAATGATCGGAGTGTCCCTGAACTCGGGTGACCATAACAAGGCTGCGAGATATTTGGCTAGGCCAACCTTGCGCTCCGCGATCAACGCGTCGTCGAGCCACCCAGAAGGAAAAATAGCAGTGAGGATCGCGTGCTTGGATGGTAGCGAGAAACCATCTTTCAGAGCAGCTGGAGAATGAACGGAAATTTAGAAGACTTTTATGTCAGGACAAAAGCTAGAAGAAATCGTACCATGAAGCGCTACAAACTGCACATTCCATGAGATCAGACCAGATGAAATATTGCGAAGCACGTACCTCTGAATAGCGTCGATGTATAACAATCTTCGTCGTTCCCGTTGTGATCTCAACGACATAGACGACGTGCGGGTACGGCTTCGAGGTTGTCGTGTGCTTGTTGATAACCACAGAAACACCCATGATGATAGACGCCTCGGAGCGAGAAACCAGGAGAATAAGGTTGAAAACGCAGCATAACGATTATAAGAGCATCTCGAGCCTCCAACGCTGCCCTCGAGTCCCCGGCAGCACATAACCAGCCTTCTCACTGCAGAGCATCGTGTCTCACAGGGCCCTCCGCCGATTTCCCATTCTGGCCTACACACAGGCGTTGGCGCTAATTTTGTTTGCGAGGGTGAGACCACTGTGGTTGAGTCCTGGGCAGGCGAACCCAGGTCGCGAAAAAATTGTCATGATTTGGAGAGGGACGCTACTAGCCACCATGTCTGACAATGTTCACAGAAGAAAGCGACCAAAGCAAGAAATCCAGGTTCCGAAGGGGGTCGTTGTTAACAAGGTAGCTATTGACATGAATGTTTGAGAAAATCAGTGACGCGACTTGGACGCGACCCTCGCGTGCGTCGCTAAATTCGCGAGCACCCCATTTATGGTAATTTACTTTTTCGAAAAAATATGAGTAAGAACAAATAATCACATTCAATCAGGTTCTGAGGGCAAACAAAAGTACTACTATACTCTATCGGTACGAGAGGATATAGCGCTACGTATATACAGAAATATATTATACATCAAAAAAACGAGGTCCATCATAATCATTACACAGTCACGAACAAATCCAGGGGCCATCGAGGCCATATTGCCAGACCGGCTGACATACAAGTGCTCGGTGTAGTCCAAAGAGATGCGGACATTTACTTTCCGAGACCTTTGCGAATGGCGTTGTGCAAGGTAATTCCGTCATCCTAAAGTTGAAACGCACAAGTTAATACGCGAGgggaaaatgaataaatgaaACGCCAAACCTGATCAAGGGACCAAGTTGCACATCCAGCCATGTTGCTCGAAACAACGAGCTTGGCTTTGTCGGTAAGAGACCAGGTATCTAACGCGAAAGGCATCGTTAATATGCTTTGTTTGAGACGGAACTGGGGATAACTCACCGTCGTAAGTAACAACCGTGCTTTGGTCCTTGTTGAAAAGGTACTAAAAAGGAAGAATTTAGCACCTAAATAATCAGCTGAACAGGTTAAATTGAACGCACAGGCGTGTTGCTGCAATTATCCCAACCTGAGAGGGAAAAATTAGCTCTTTTTGGTGCCCAAAGGCGTTCGAGAAGAGTAACACATACCCATTGTAAATCCACCCGCTTGTCCATAATTTCCATCAGACCTCTTGACAAGAGCGCCGGCCCCGACGATATCTTTGAACGCGATTTGTTTGCCCCAATATCCGGTCAGATTGGCAGCAGCGTTGATTGTGGGCGCGTCGGCCTCGGGATTGGTAACTTGGAGAGTCGTATTTGGGTGTGCGCCATTCAAAAATTCTGTTACCTCGACCTTGCCATCAGAACCTTTAGTCTCTGTCTTCTGAAGGAGCAACATCTCAGGGGTAGGCACTGAGCTGCCTGTCAAGACAGTCTTGGTACTCTTCGAAACGTATCCATAAAGCGCACATCCAAGGATGAGCTAACAATAAATGTACACAGATTATAGTCAGAAAGAAATATTGTAGGCAGGCTCGATAATTAGACTTACTTTGTTGCCTGGGAACTTAGCAGCAGTCCATTGCTTATACGCGGCTTGTGCGCTTGCCTGAGGTTGCCAGGAAGTTCCGCACAAATTACCTGCGAGCGTTCAAGATTCAATGCCATCCATCTAGAATATTCAATTGAACGTACCATAAGGTGAGTTGGGACCAGGAGTAGCAGAGGCCCCCCAAACATCGTAGTTCCTGGAGAAGAAATTAGGAATGCGTTGAAAACATACAAAAAGTCCGGGAAACAAACATGATTATGACGTAATCCATCTCGGCCGCAAATGCGGAGACATCGGTGAGCGGTTTACCGTTGGATCCCAACCAGGGCATGTGGGATACAGCAGCAGAGATGATCTTGCATGGACCTGAGAGGGCGAGGAGATGAGCGATAAATTTGGGGGTATGGTTTGAAAAGACATCATCGTACCAAGAGAGATCCTCAACAGCTTGATTAGACTGAGGAGGTTGGCTGTGTCAGCGGCAGAGTAGGGTTGGCCAGCTCCTGGAGAATTCGGGAATTCCCAGTCAAGATCAACACCTAGAGACGACGAGAATTGTCAGGGCAGATCAAAAAATGCACGAGATGTACAAACCATCGAGGTTATAAGTGTTGATGGCAGCAGCAATCGAATTTGCAAACTTGGTTCGGTTTGCAGAGGTCGAGCAGGCCTGGCTGAAGTATTGGCAACCACCCCACCCACCTGAAATGGTTGAATTATCAGAACAATATTTAAACAAATCTGTCGTCATTGATTGACGTACCGATAGAGATGAGGACGCGGGTGCCATGTCCACTGGTACGAGCTCCAGTAACCAGGCGCTTCAATAGTGCAGTGTTGCTGATATCAAGAGTATTAGACGAGGTCGGGACACCAAACGCTAGAAAAAAATGTTAGGTTCTCCACGAATAAAAGATGAAACAGAAGACAAAAGCTAACCGTAGAAGAGTAGATCGAACTTGGAGTAGTCGATACTCTCAGGAGGGCGAGCGCTACCGCCCCAATAAGTATAATAGGCACCAGCAATCTTGCTTGCGTTCGCATTTGCGGTCGAGAGTGTTGCCTCGCTAGGCTCTCCAGCTGCAATTTGCATTGCCTCTTTCCTGGTGAGAGTGGATGGCAAAGCGTCCTCGGGGTCGAACTTCATATCGCGCTCGATAGTTTGAGCAGAGAGGAACTCGTACAGAAGGGACTTGTCCTTGAATCTAGGGGTAGAGAGCAAGTCGACTAAGTACTCGGCGAGCCCGACTTTGCGTTCCGCGATGAGCTCATCATCAACCCATGCAGAGGGGATGAAAGTGGTTGCCAAAAGGCGCTTAGGAGGAAGGGTATAGGGGTCCTTTAGGGCCTCTGTAGTGCGATCAGCTTTGCATGGAGAGTGTAAAAGCGATGATTATACTTGCCATGGAGTGTCACAAACTGAGATAAATGACGAGACAGGTTCAGCAACTAAACAAAGGAATAAATAGGGAAAAAACCGACCTCAGAATAGCGTCTATGCGCAATCAATTCTTTACCATCAACTTTGGCGTTGATAGTGTAGATAATATGAGGGCGAGGCTTAGAAGCGGTGGTGTGAGTGGAGATGGTAACAGTAGGCATCATtgcaagaaaaaagaagggCAGTAGCAGGTACCCTACCTCGACTGGATTGGATTGTTAAATACGACACAAATATTTCCATTCATGCGTTACCAGGCCACTGAGCCCCAGATGATGACAGAGGTGGAGGAGTTGAAGCCACTCTGGGCTGTCTCACAAACAAGAATGCCTGCATCCGCGATAGTTCCACTTGTCAAGGAGACAGGGTGCCTGGAACGCGactgaaaaaaaattgaaaacaGGGGTGCTACTCAAGACGCTTGAGCGTCTTGGGATGCATATTGAACAGTAAATGTGCAAGAGTCTGTACATACAGCAACTGGAGACGTGAATTGAACCCTTCCAAGTTTCTGTATCCTGGACGAATTCTCTTGAGCAGGCTTGTCGAGTTGGTGCAACCATCTCAGCTGGATAGGCACGCGGAACCAATCTGTGGCGGCTCCAGGAGCCAGCACCCGACCAGAGAGAATATTAGCAAGCACGTACGCACAACAGTGTACCTGTTGTGGCTTCTCAGACATCCAAGGAGGTTCGGGAGCGCCGAAAGAAGGCTTGTCATAGCTTGTCATTCAACAGGTATGATGCGCAGCGGATATGTACCAAGCGGTAGAAAAGATCACATAGATCAGCCAGGCGCATATTTGGAGATGATACAGACATCAGTGACTATCTTTGAAGTCCGAGCTAGTCCGAGCGAAATAGTTTCAATGACTCGTTTTCCACTGAAATAGACCAGTGAATTTGTCGCTCTTGTTGGCTCCTTGAAGAGCGTGCACTGCTGGCACGTCAATTTTGCCTTCCGTTGTCGATTACAGCCTGCAAGATAACAAAAGGTGTATTCGTAATGGTCTGAGGTAGAGATTGCGAAGCATAATTGGCCTGGACTgtggaagaaagaaggaGGCGTGCCGCTGCCCCTGTGTTCGGATGTTTTTCCGGTTTTCCAAGTGACGTGCCGGCCAATTCCAGGATCGACGAAATGAATACGATGATGCGGGATGCCCATTTAAACCTTTACGACAGTAACTCAAATTTACGACAATGTTCGAAACACGGCAGATGAGAGATTCATTGACGTATTTCTATATAATGCACCGTATTCGTGCTGCCCTCTCTCTGCCTTCCCGGTCTAGTTTAGTGGGGTCTTCCTCCCTACTCAATTTTGGAACACTTTGAAGCTAGTCGAGCTTCTATGGCAtgcttttctctttcccaaCAGTTCCGCAAGGTTTCTCCATGGCAGGATGCCCCTAGCGACGTCCTCATCGAAATTTTTCGCGAATGCATCGAGCCGTTGAAGTATGAGCAGCCCAACACCACCGTAGCCCCGATGCTCCTCTGCCAAGTTTGCTCTTACTGGCGATATGTCGCATTGGGTGCCCCACAGCTCTGGGATTCGCTTTATCACACTTGTAAAATTATCCCTCCGAAGGAACACACAGAATCCAGTGTGCTGAAAAACTGTATTCGTGCAAAAGATGTCCGCTTTTTGCAATGGTGGTGCAAGAACCTTGGGACGAAGAGTTCCCAGCTACGTCTCCGGCTGGACTGGTCTCATGTTGCCCGTAAATCCAAACACCCGGAGCTTGGTGTTAACGAAGACAGTGATCAAGCTCCGCATCCGGAAGAGCAATGTCAACTGTTCGAATCCCTCATCTCATCTGCAAAATATCTCGACTTGGATCCCTCCTATGTTACCGTTTTATCAAACTGGACATCCTTGCGCCCTTTCAGCTTCCCTAACCTCAACACGCTCGTCATGCGCCACGATACATGTACTACCAGAAGGCAAGGAACACTATATAGAGGCGTTCTAGCCGTGCCGATGAATGCAGCGCACACACGTCCTATCCAGCAGTTGTATCTCGAAGCATTCAGATTCCCGGACAGCAAGTCCCTTGCTGCATTCAACTGGATCCATTTGACCCACGCGAGTCTGCTGCACATACACATCCCTCTTCCAGTGTGGCACCACCTTATTCGGTGTCTAACAAGTATGCAGAGCGGCTTTTTCCAAATCTGCTCATTCGAAATGCCCAATGCAAATACGCACTTCATGAACTCCAGAAACGATGACGGCTACAGTCACCCTCCTATGGCCATCCTACCTTTTCTGCACACCCTCCATCTCTCCTTGCCACCACACCGCATATTGACCTCCCAAATCCTACTCGCCCTATCCTTACCGTCTCTCCGGCATCTCCGCCTCTCAAGTCTCGGCCTTTCCCTGTCATCTCTGCACGCaatcctctcctccaccccctCACTCACACAGTTACAGCTCTGTGGCAGCATCCCTTTCTGTTGGACCTCACATACCATTTCCATCCCACCCGCCATCCCGCCACACCCAACCCAAAGCGCCTGCACACCACTCACCGAGATCCTACCCAACCTCACTCACCTACTCCTAGACGGCAGCATGCAAAACAACCACATGGTTTTATCTTGGGTATGTGCTGTGCTCTCTTCGCCGTGGCTGCAATTGCCCATGCGGGGCGGCCACTACCAACGCCACCATTCACATTTGGATTCATCCGCTACATTCGCTGCTGCCACTTCCACGGAGAGCGACGCCACCAATGCAAAACGCAGGGGTATCACCCACCTGCATCTTGCTATCTCCAACCCATCTGATACCATTCCCGATGGCGATGACACCAACATCTCCGCCCAACAGCAATTTCCGTTGACATTATACAATTCCTCCAGCACGCACAATGAATGGATGCCCTCACACCTCTTTTCCATGGAACGCTCGAATTACGTGATGCAGAAGCTAAAGAGTATTGTCGCAAAATGCGACTTGGATCCAACTGTGGAAGTTGTCATTCGCGGACCGGATGCTCCAAAGCTGTGGTCA
This genomic interval carries:
- a CDS encoding Acidic mammalian chitinase, with amino-acid sequence MGVSVVINKHTTTSKPYPHVVYVVEITTGTTKIVIHRRYSEFVALHAALKDGFSLPSKHAILTAIFPSGWLDDALIAERKVGLAKYLAALLWSPEFRDTPIIKGFLERDALKPDENIDVEDVLPSTLTRKDVSAFFSLRDQVQSLSLVEDDHEEEQVPVQEEPPKKKLVSAAYYPEWCAGTLPPESLDYSKFDIIFFGFATPNASSTLDWARDTLALLKRLIACAKASGFGTKIALSIGGWNGSQWFSHLCASANNRMTFVQTIQNVVNTYELDGIDLDWEFPNAKGAGNPYSAHDAANFLLLIQSLRSALGPAKIISAAVQHAPWAGADGTTLNDVSAYAESLTYINIMNYSVWGTSAPGPNAPLGHAIKNQRRVQTTAEAALLRWKTAGFPSGQILLGLPLFGHVFKSKKTALNGGTPPTPTDHILSFASHTFKGAHKAVYVKDLGKKPNSRGALSAWWGKPIAFKDIVASGALVKRFDGNYGHGDGFTMGWDDPSSTPYIFNVEKKTLITFDNTRSLAAKVKFAQENDLAVSSPCSLQHSWLQDDGTSLQDVIRAAMGIQTVWPINLESNPYSLFTSFPITSMSSAIDSLFIYNHTTSSFPQPHVVYIINVIRENGNQYEVLRRYSEFVTLKEALEVPFPLPPKHVFATSFLPSAWVDNQLIEERKRGLQMFLTHLLHRLDARSSATFLAFIGASDLVMNESCFWPKAGLPEMSFKGTLMPKEILKNEPERTTKPIAAAYYPSWASDSSPPHKIDFSKFDVLFFAFATPNGEAGINWDSGAQESLKNLVSCVRRSGHPTKIVLSVGNSRIISAAVTQLPWLGPKGLPLTNVEEYAKYMSFVNIMNYDVFTSSSHPGPNAPLSDACGTSRQPQATAEAAFKQWTRAGMPASKLLLGLPLYGYVSKSTDKKLSGSFAPSGRILNVAHPKSKRPISLSGAAGDLSKLWGQQIAFCQLVEAGALEKRGEHYVAANGYTMGKVCQTLMIGA
- a CDS encoding Chitinase A1; this translates as MMPTVTISTHTTASKPRPHIIYTINAKVDGKELIAHRRYSEVEALKDPYTLPPKRLLATTFIPSAWVDDELIAERKVGLAEYLVDLLSTPRFKDKSLLYEFLSAQTIERDMKFDPEDALPSTLTRKEAMQIAAGEPSEATLSTANANASKIAGAYYTYWGGSARPPESIDYSKFDLLFYAFGVPTSSNTLDISNTALLKRLVTGARTSGHGTRVLISIGGWGGCQYFSQACSTSANRTKFANSIAAAINTYNLDGVDLDWEFPNSPGAGQPYSAADTANLLSLIKLLRISLGPCKIISAAVSHMPWLGSNGKPLTDVSAFAAEMDYVIIMNYDVWGASATPGPNSPYGNLCGTSWQPQASAQAAYKQWTAAKFPGNKLILGCALYGYVSKSTKTVLTGSSVPTPEMLLLQKTETKGSDGKVEVTEFLNGAHPNTTLQVTNPEADAPTINAAANLTGYWGKQIAFKDIVGAGALVKRSDGNYGQAGGFTMGWDNCSNTPYLFNKDQSTVVTYDDTWSLTDKAKLVVSSNMAGCATWSLDQDDGITLHNAIRKGLGK